A part of Deltaproteobacteria bacterium genomic DNA contains:
- a CDS encoding GNAT family N-acetyltransferase yields the protein MTADITFTWITSIASITQSEWDSCYDEGNVVNCYDLTRTLEGANFADTQFHYLLGRQDGELKLALPCFLYHTHLDVIAAPALGKFCSWVRKFFPNFFCLRALIAGSPIAICTDSFGIAKIKDSELDTVLTQVKHALTDKAKELKCQLVVLKELEEQKLTRLGNPFKPEFMFVPSMPCAYIELPKGAPHYAERLRSDYRSKYSRRIKKSQEAGICWRMVTDFSNLAEDLHKLYSQVLQRSASNFNALTPDLFRQLGFNLRDRCFVQIAKRDEKILSFALVLTNANDLYPLYLGLDYAFRDEGALYYNTCYKLIEEAERRDNSSLFLGQTAYHPKASLGARFRKLYLAIQPLTKCMAVVIGAFATILFPEITPPQFNVFKVERASPSLAPNCLD from the coding sequence ATGACTGCCGACATAACCTTCACTTGGATCACTAGCATAGCTTCAATAACTCAAAGCGAGTGGGATTCCTGCTATGACGAAGGCAATGTGGTAAATTGCTACGACTTAACTAGAACGTTGGAAGGCGCGAATTTTGCCGACACGCAATTTCACTACTTGCTGGGAAGGCAAGATGGTGAGTTAAAATTGGCACTCCCCTGCTTCCTCTACCATACTCATTTAGACGTAATAGCCGCTCCAGCTTTGGGGAAGTTCTGTTCGTGGGTTAGAAAGTTTTTCCCCAACTTCTTTTGCCTCCGAGCACTAATTGCAGGAAGCCCCATCGCCATATGCACAGACTCCTTCGGCATAGCAAAGATAAAAGATTCCGAACTCGACACTGTACTAACTCAAGTCAAGCACGCGCTCACCGATAAAGCTAAGGAGCTAAAGTGTCAGCTAGTAGTCTTAAAGGAACTTGAAGAACAAAAACTTACTCGCCTCGGCAATCCATTTAAACCAGAGTTCATGTTCGTTCCGTCTATGCCATGTGCATACATTGAGCTTCCCAAAGGCGCTCCCCATTATGCTGAACGTCTGCGCTCCGATTACCGCTCAAAATACAGCCGTCGCATTAAAAAATCACAGGAGGCGGGAATTTGTTGGCGCATGGTTACAGATTTTTCCAACTTAGCTGAGGACTTGCACAAGCTCTATTCACAGGTGCTACAACGCTCAGCTAGCAACTTCAACGCTCTGACGCCAGACCTCTTTAGGCAGCTAGGCTTCAATCTTCGCGACAGGTGTTTTGTGCAGATTGCCAAGAGGGATGAGAAAATTTTGTCCTTCGCGCTTGTGTTAACCAATGCCAATGACTTATACCCTCTGTATCTTGGTCTTGACTACGCTTTCCGAGACGAAGGGGCACTTTACTACAATACCTGTTACAAGCTCATTGAAGAGGCAGAGCGACGAGACAATAGCTCCCTTTTTCTCGGCCAAACTGCCTATCACCCAAAAGCCTCTCTTGGTGCTCGATTTCGCAAGCTCTATTTAGCAATCCAGCCTTTAACGAAATGCATGGCCGTTGTAATCGGAGCCTTTGCTACAATTCTCTTCCCAGAAATCACACCTCCACAATTCAACGTTTTCAAAGTGGAGCGCGCTTCTCCTTCTTTGGCCCCCAATTGTCTAGACTAA
- a CDS encoding YfiR family protein, protein MRFKHFSFSKRLIGVVFALLCGEPSAVLAQHVYSLENSLARAYLYIAANATWPPEIEKSDVFVFCTTRSHALYDVFTTLLPTRRVHDKPVELRLLKEADKDSQRQCHLMALPNDKPFNEKILENVETYPVLTIAHEVDITEIGGLVFLAHDDRLRPPRIDIDGLKRRSLRIAAPILKISLDNWGPKKEKRAPL, encoded by the coding sequence ATGAGATTTAAGCATTTTAGTTTTAGCAAGCGATTAATTGGCGTTGTGTTCGCTCTGTTATGCGGAGAGCCTAGTGCGGTGCTTGCTCAACATGTCTACAGCCTTGAGAACTCACTAGCAAGAGCGTACCTTTACATTGCTGCAAATGCCACATGGCCGCCCGAAATTGAGAAGTCTGACGTGTTTGTGTTCTGCACCACTCGAAGCCATGCCTTATATGATGTCTTTACGACGCTTTTGCCTACGCGTCGCGTTCACGACAAGCCCGTAGAGTTAAGACTGCTAAAGGAAGCGGATAAAGATTCTCAACGGCAGTGTCACCTCATGGCGCTGCCAAATGACAAGCCATTTAATGAGAAGATATTAGAAAATGTTGAAACGTATCCAGTGCTGACCATTGCTCATGAAGTAGACATAACGGAAATTGGAGGTTTGGTATTTCTTGCACATGACGACAGGCTACGACCACCTAGAATAGATATTGACGGCTTAAAGCGTCGCAGTCTTAGAATTGCTGCGCCGATACTAAAAATTAGTCTAGACAATTGGGGGCCAAAGAAGGAGAAGCGCGCTCCACTTTGA